A single window of Thermococcus celericrescens DNA harbors:
- a CDS encoding NAD(P)/FAD-dependent oxidoreductase — MVSEAGNGKTYDVVIIGAGPAGLFAAYELAEKSDFRILVIEEGGNVEQRICPMYELGYCIGCQPCHIMSGVGGAGGLSDGTINLRPDIGGDLSELTDDENYAWQLVWEVDRIFLRHRSPRNLFRGNPEEIRYWEQRAAQAGVKFIPIIQRHIGSDRTPEVIADIKRHLEGKGVEFLLWTKALEFGPGRVKVKRGKNIFTINARYIIVAPGRGGADWFHDVAQRIGLEARHGPIDVGVRVEVPAIVMEPITSINHDPKFHIYTDTYDDFVRTFCTNPHGFVVEEKYDSYVGVNGHSMHEKKSNNTNFAFLTRIELTEPVEDTTAYGKSIAQLATTIGGGKPL, encoded by the coding sequence ATGGTTTCTGAAGCAGGAAACGGAAAGACCTACGATGTCGTGATTATAGGCGCCGGCCCCGCTGGCCTCTTTGCAGCCTACGAGCTGGCAGAAAAGAGCGATTTTAGGATTCTGGTGATAGAGGAAGGCGGCAACGTCGAGCAGAGGATCTGCCCGATGTACGAGCTTGGCTACTGCATCGGCTGCCAGCCCTGCCACATAATGAGCGGCGTAGGCGGTGCGGGGGGACTGAGCGACGGCACGATAAACCTCAGGCCGGACATAGGCGGCGATTTGAGCGAGCTGACCGACGATGAGAACTACGCCTGGCAGCTCGTCTGGGAAGTTGACAGGATTTTCCTGCGCCACAGGTCACCCAGAAACCTGTTCAGGGGAAACCCGGAGGAGATCCGATACTGGGAGCAGAGGGCAGCACAGGCGGGTGTGAAGTTCATCCCCATAATCCAGCGCCACATAGGTTCGGACAGGACGCCCGAGGTCATAGCCGACATAAAGAGGCACCTCGAGGGCAAAGGCGTCGAGTTTCTCCTCTGGACCAAGGCCCTAGAGTTCGGGCCGGGCAGGGTGAAGGTGAAGAGGGGAAAGAACATCTTCACGATCAACGCCCGCTACATAATCGTCGCCCCCGGGAGAGGCGGAGCGGACTGGTTCCACGACGTGGCCCAGAGGATAGGGCTTGAGGCGAGGCACGGGCCAATCGACGTGGGCGTCCGCGTCGAGGTTCCCGCGATAGTGATGGAGCCGATAACGAGCATAAACCACGACCCCAAGTTCCACATCTACACCGACACCTACGACGACTTCGTGAGAACATTCTGCACCAACCCCCACGGCTTCGTCGTCGAGGAGAAGTACGACTCCTACGTCGGCGTCAACGGGCACTCGATGCACGAGAAGAAGAGCAACAACACCAACTTCGCCTTCCTGACGAGGATAGAGCTGACCGAGCCGGTTGAGGACACCACGGCCTACGGGAAGAGCATAGCACAGCTCGCGACGACGATCGGCGGCGGCAAACCGCTCC